The Marinilabiliales bacterium genome segment AGAAGTGATGAAGGCGACTCCGCAATTTTGATCGGTAATGTAAGGGGAATTCATGCTGATGATAAGGAAACAGTGATTGAGGAGCTCTCCGCTGCCGAAATTTCTGCCGTTTCGGTCGGACAGACGGGATTGCCTCACGTTGCACCGCTTATTGCGCAAGCCTTGATCTTGAGAAGAGAGAAATCTGGAGACCGGCCGCTTGATATCATACTGGCAGAGAATATGCGTAATGCAGGTCGTTTTATGGCAGAACAGCTTATCAGCCACTTGTCCCATGATTACCCGCTGGATAAGCTTGTGGGACTTGTAGAGACAAGCATCGGGAAGATGGCGCCATTTGATACCGGTACTGGGGCTGGCGGGCAACATGGAGAGGCCAGCCTCCTGGTCGTTGCTGAGCCTTACAACTCGCTGATAGTGGACAGGAGTGCATTCCTGAACCCTGTCCCCGCCATTTCCGGCCTTGAGCCTAAAGAGAACATCAGGGCCTGGGTTGATCGCAAACTGTTCATACATAACCTTGGGCATTCATCTGCTGCATACCTGGGATACCAGGAATTTCCTGATGCTGTATACCTTTATGAGGTTCTTGATGACGGGAAGCTGCTCAATACTGTCAGGAGCACCATGCTGCAGTCAGCCGCCATATTAATGGCGCTTCATCCCGGGGAGTTTTCATCCGGTGAACTGACCGGCCATATTGATGACCTCCTGCACAGGTTCAGGAACCGCGCACTCAGAGACACACTGTTCAGGGCGGGATGTGACCTTTTCAGGAAACTGGGCCCTGACGACAGGCTGATCGCTCCCTTAAAAGCAGCCATCAAACTTGGCAAGGAGCATGACCTTATCCTTAATGCTGTTATTGCTGCCGTATCATTCAGGGCAAAAGACCTGGATGGCAGGTATCACCCCGATGATACCAGGTTTTTTGCCGAAGCGGCAAAGGGCACTTTTCACATAATGAAAACTGTATGTGGCTTGCAGAGACCGAGAAGGATTTTGATGACCGGCATTAAATCCTGCCGGCTCCGGTATTAATAAACGATTTCAGTTTCGTCAGCCATCACAGTGCCGGTCGACTCCCTGCACCGCGTTATTCAGCAAGTTTCATCCAGAGGTAGGTGTAATTGAGAGCGGCTCCCATTGCCCGCTGCTCGTTGGTGGATGCGCCGGCATGCCCTCCCTCGGTATTTTCATAATAGTAAACCCTGTAGCCCATATCCTCCATTTTTGCTACCATCTTCCTGGCATGCCCGGGGTGGACCCTGTCATCCCTGGTCGATGTGGTGAAGAACACGACAGGATAATCCTGGTTCAGGGCCAGGTTGTGATAGGGCGAATATTCTTTTATATATTCCCATTCTTCGGGAATATCGGGGTTGCCGTATTCACCCATCCAGCTCGCTCCTGCCAGGAGTTTATTATACCGTTTCATGTCCAGAAGAGGTACCTGGCATATCACTGCATTGTACAGGTCAGGGCGCTGGGTAAAAGCGGCTCCCACGAGGAGTCCGCCATTGCTTCCGCCCTGGATACCAAGATGTGCAGAGGAGGTTATGCCTCTTGCCATAAGAGCTTCCGCCACTGCATGGAAGTCGTCGAACACCCTCTGCCTGTTCTCCTTAAGACCGGCCTGGTGCCAATTGGGGCCGAATTCACCGCCGCCCCTGATGTTGGCAAGAACATACACCCCTCCGTTTTCCAGCCATAGTTTGCCCATTACTGAAGAGTAGGAGGGAAGCATAGATACTTCAAACCCACCATATGCATAGAGAAGTGTTGGATTCTTCCCATTGTATTCGATATCCTTGCGACCTACCACAAAATAGGGTATCATTGTCCCGTCGGCCGATACAGCTTCATACTGCCATACACGCAGGTTCTCTGCATTGAAGAATTCCGGGAGCGATTGCATCTTACTGATTGAATTCTCCCTTGCATTGGCGAAATAGAGGGTGGAAGGTGTCAGGAAGTTCTGGTACCAGAAAAAGTATTCATCGCTGAAATTAGAGACCGATCCTGTCGAGATTGATCCGTAAGCCGGTGCATCAACCCTGGTTGAATTCCAGCTCCC includes the following:
- a CDS encoding mannitol-1-phosphate 5-dehydrogenase, which translates into the protein MKHGKIVVFGAGKIGRSFIGQLFGTSGYEVVFVDTDSQLVENLNRYGRYKVIARSDEGDSAILIGNVRGIHADDKETVIEELSAAEISAVSVGQTGLPHVAPLIAQALILRREKSGDRPLDIILAENMRNAGRFMAEQLISHLSHDYPLDKLVGLVETSIGKMAPFDTGTGAGGQHGEASLLVVAEPYNSLIVDRSAFLNPVPAISGLEPKENIRAWVDRKLFIHNLGHSSAAYLGYQEFPDAVYLYEVLDDGKLLNTVRSTMLQSAAILMALHPGEFSSGELTGHIDDLLHRFRNRALRDTLFRAGCDLFRKLGPDDRLIAPLKAAIKLGKEHDLILNAVIAAVSFRAKDLDGRYHPDDTRFFAEAAKGTFHIMKTVCGLQRPRRILMTGIKSCRLRY